The sequence TCGGGGAGGATGCTCGCCGCATCGCGCACGCCCTGGAAGTCACTTCCCACGCCCTTCGGATCCAGGCGGTCGAAGGGGGGGACCGGGAGGTCGTGACGATGGCCTCGCTCCTCCACGACGTGGGGATCAAGCCGGCGGAGGAGAGGTACAAAAGCAGCGCGGGGCACTACCAGGAGAAACTCGGTCCGCCGGTCGCGGAGAAGATCCTGAAGGAGCTGGGCGTTGAGGAGGGGAAGATCGCGACGGTCAGGGAGTTGATCGCGCACCACCACACCCCGGGGAAGATCACGACGAAGGAGTTCGCCTGCCTGTGGGACGCCGACATGGTCGTGAATCTCCGGGAGGTCGTCCCCAAGATGGGGAAGGAAAAGATCCGTGCGCTGATCGACAGGAAATTCCAGACCGGGGAGGGGAAGCGGATCGCCCGCGAGCTCTATCTGCCGGATCTTCCCGCAACGGAAAGGATGTGACCGTTCCGGCCTTCCCTCGGTGCGCGCCGCCCGTTTCGCCGGTGTCCCGTCTTTTCGGGGAGGATCCTCCTGATATGATGGGGGGCGGACGACAGGGCGGCCCGGCCGTTCCGCAGAGGGCCGAGGCCGACGGGGGATAGGTC comes from Candidatus Deferrimicrobiaceae bacterium and encodes:
- a CDS encoding HD domain-containing protein is translated as MYERVRKEMERFFGEDARRIAHALEVTSHALRIQAVEGGDREVVTMASLLHDVGIKPAEERYKSSAGHYQEKLGPPVAEKILKELGVEEGKIATVRELIAHHHTPGKITTKEFACLWDADMVVNLREVVPKMGKEKIRALIDRKFQTGEGKRIARELYLPDLPATERM